A genome region from Methylobacterium sp. FF17 includes the following:
- a CDS encoding Gfo/Idh/MocA family protein, producing the protein MEPVRWGIVGYGWVARDYMAPGIRDAGHRLVAVADPGEASRAAAEAEGARAYAHLADLVNDREVEAVYVATPNHLHREAIEALAGSGKAILCEKPMAASLSDAEAMVAALSGGETFYGTAFDQRHHPAHRAMRAAIRDGRLGTVTAIRIVYACWLPRAWTSFAGQDNWRIDPAKAGGGALMDLAPHGLDLVDFLLDESIHDLAALTQARAQDYAVDDGALLIGRTPSGVLANLHVAYNCPDALPRRRLEVTGTKGLLTAIDTMGQVAGGTLSFTDGSTGASDTLPFDGEASPFLEQVKAFGSALRRPEEREAYSAARDLHTMRLLARAYAALP; encoded by the coding sequence ATGGAGCCGGTGCGCTGGGGCATCGTCGGCTACGGCTGGGTCGCGCGCGACTACATGGCGCCGGGCATTCGTGACGCCGGCCACCGCCTCGTCGCGGTCGCCGATCCGGGCGAGGCCTCCCGCGCGGCGGCCGAGGCCGAGGGCGCCCGGGCCTACGCGCATCTCGCCGATCTCGTGAACGACCGAGAGGTGGAGGCGGTCTACGTCGCGACCCCGAACCACCTCCACCGCGAGGCGATCGAGGCGCTCGCCGGCTCCGGCAAGGCGATCCTGTGCGAGAAGCCCATGGCGGCCTCGCTCTCCGACGCCGAGGCCATGGTGGCGGCGCTGTCCGGGGGCGAGACCTTCTACGGCACCGCCTTCGACCAGCGCCATCATCCCGCGCACCGGGCCATGCGCGCCGCCATCCGCGACGGCCGCCTCGGCACCGTGACGGCGATCCGCATCGTCTATGCCTGCTGGCTGCCGCGCGCCTGGACCTCCTTCGCGGGCCAGGACAACTGGCGCATCGACCCGGCCAAGGCCGGCGGCGGCGCCCTGATGGACCTCGCCCCGCACGGCCTCGACCTCGTCGACTTCCTCCTCGACGAATCGATCCACGATCTCGCGGCGCTGACCCAGGCGCGGGCGCAGGACTACGCCGTCGACGACGGCGCGCTCCTCATCGGGCGCACCCCGTCCGGCGTGCTCGCCAACCTGCACGTCGCCTACAATTGCCCGGACGCCCTGCCCCGCCGCCGCCTCGAAGTGACCGGCACGAAAGGCCTGCTCACCGCCATCGACACGATGGGCCAGGTGGCGGGCGGCACGCTGTCGTTCACCGACGGGTCAACCGGCGCGTCGGACACTCTGCCCTTCGACGGGGAGGCCTCGCCCTTCCTCGAACAGGTGAAGGCCTTCGGCTCGGCGCTGCGCCGGCCGGAGGAGCGCGAGGCCTACAGTGCGGCCCGCGACCTTCACACCATGCGCTTGCTGGCCCGCGCCTACGCCGCGTTGCCCTGA
- a CDS encoding sugar phosphate isomerase/epimerase family protein, translating into MSLRFAYNTNGTAHHRLDDAIDLIAEAGYQGVALTLDIHHLDPFAENWLAEAQRVSSRLQRLGLGSVIETGARFLLDPKAKHEPTLVSGDAAGRARRIGFLKRAIDIGAILHSEAVSFWAGVPKPGIDGLAAQGWLRDGLTEVVAYAAERNVVACLEPEPGMLIETLDDYAALDIPSLRLALDTGHCLVTGERDPAAAVGEFADRLGTVALEDMARGVHVHLPFGEGDMDVPSVLNALEAIHFDKLICVELSRESHRADLMVPASLKYLRDCRNPNPEASA; encoded by the coding sequence ATGAGCCTGCGCTTTGCCTACAACACCAACGGCACCGCCCATCATCGCCTGGACGACGCGATCGACCTGATCGCGGAGGCCGGCTACCAGGGCGTCGCGCTGACCCTCGACATCCATCACCTCGACCCCTTCGCGGAGAACTGGCTGGCGGAAGCCCAGCGCGTGTCGAGCCGCCTGCAGCGCCTCGGCCTCGGCTCGGTGATCGAGACCGGCGCCCGCTTCCTCCTCGACCCCAAGGCCAAGCACGAGCCCACCCTGGTGAGCGGCGACGCCGCCGGCCGGGCTCGGCGCATCGGCTTCCTCAAGCGTGCCATCGACATCGGCGCGATCCTGCATTCGGAAGCCGTCTCGTTCTGGGCCGGGGTGCCGAAGCCCGGCATCGACGGGCTGGCTGCGCAGGGCTGGCTGCGCGACGGGCTGACCGAGGTCGTCGCCTACGCCGCCGAGCGGAACGTGGTCGCCTGCCTGGAGCCCGAGCCCGGCATGCTGATCGAAACCCTGGATGACTACGCCGCCCTCGACATCCCCAGCCTCAGGCTCGCCCTCGACACCGGCCACTGCCTGGTCACCGGCGAACGCGACCCGGCGGCGGCGGTGGGCGAATTCGCCGATCGCCTCGGCACCGTGGCCCTGGAGGACATGGCGCGCGGCGTCCACGTCCACCTGCCCTTCGGCGAGGGCGACATGGACGTCCCCTCCGTGCTGAACGCCCTCGAGGCGATCCACTTCGACAAGCTGATCTGCGTCGAACTCTCCCGCGAGAGCCACCGGGCCGACCTCATGGTGCCGGCTTCGCTGAAGTACCTGCGCGACTGCCGCAACCCGAACCCGGAGGCCTCCGCGTGA
- a CDS encoding YcaO-like family protein — protein sequence MNEQDQDDRARHSRIKAPRTYTYGAPRRIEGLPSALPEPVRAYLDILPEGRIVGFPLAPLDRTGIPVWFVSLFLDDPFFVGAMPSGIGYGATDDEAIIGAVAEIAENLMPSLAVMPRKKERASYDDLVRVYGANAVADPLTLCLPAGSPVGRGTVLEWTPSLRARTGETVLMPLDIAATDYFELSEGYKPFTNLITNGLGAGPDVPFALGHGLLELLQRDGNGLLFRALDQGVVLDLSEGLGPETRGMLDRLDSLGIKALPKFATDQFGLTNLYVVGHDRNLADTPVPIALSACGEACDPDRERALRKALLEFQAARVRKAFGHGPLAFAERVTPPGYVKAFIDKALPSLDLEESRALKAMLEWIVQPPEGIAATLRDTVYSERTTKRFSDLPTTEAPDGHARGRIARERLEQAGFDVLYVDCSPPGGSVGVVKAIVPGLEVETMSYHRIGERNARKLLERDHPLIRFGEATDTLKPVRLTPEAIERFGGQPLFDTALADRIVGSHYPLYREPESHHAPFRLEQQGRAA from the coding sequence GTGAACGAGCAGGACCAGGACGACCGCGCCCGCCACAGCCGGATCAAGGCGCCGCGCACCTACACCTACGGCGCCCCCCGCCGGATCGAGGGCCTGCCGTCCGCGCTGCCGGAGCCGGTGCGCGCCTACCTCGACATCCTGCCCGAGGGCCGCATCGTCGGCTTCCCCCTGGCGCCCCTGGACCGCACCGGCATCCCGGTCTGGTTCGTGTCGCTGTTCCTCGACGATCCGTTCTTCGTCGGCGCGATGCCGAGCGGGATCGGCTACGGCGCCACCGACGACGAGGCCATCATCGGCGCGGTGGCGGAGATCGCCGAGAACCTGATGCCGTCGCTCGCCGTGATGCCGCGCAAGAAGGAGCGCGCCAGCTACGACGACCTCGTGCGGGTCTACGGGGCGAACGCGGTGGCCGATCCCCTCACCCTGTGCCTGCCGGCCGGCAGCCCGGTCGGGCGCGGCACCGTTCTCGAATGGACGCCGAGCCTCCGCGCCCGCACCGGCGAGACGGTGCTGATGCCGCTCGACATCGCCGCCACCGACTATTTCGAGCTGTCGGAGGGCTACAAGCCCTTCACCAACCTCATCACCAACGGCCTCGGGGCCGGGCCGGACGTGCCCTTCGCCCTCGGCCACGGGCTGCTCGAACTCCTGCAACGCGACGGCAACGGCCTGCTGTTCCGCGCCCTCGACCAGGGCGTGGTGCTCGATCTCTCGGAGGGCCTCGGCCCCGAAACACGGGGCATGCTCGACCGGCTGGACTCCCTCGGGATCAAGGCCCTGCCGAAATTCGCCACCGACCAGTTCGGCCTGACCAACCTCTACGTCGTCGGCCACGACCGCAATCTCGCGGATACGCCGGTGCCGATCGCGCTCTCGGCCTGCGGCGAGGCCTGCGACCCGGACCGCGAGCGGGCCCTGCGCAAGGCGCTCCTCGAATTCCAGGCCGCCCGCGTGCGCAAGGCCTTCGGCCACGGGCCGCTGGCCTTTGCCGAGCGGGTCACGCCCCCCGGCTACGTCAAGGCGTTCATCGACAAGGCCCTGCCGAGCCTCGACCTGGAGGAGAGCCGCGCCCTCAAGGCCATGCTCGAATGGATCGTGCAGCCCCCCGAGGGCATCGCCGCCACCTTGCGCGACACGGTCTATTCCGAGCGCACCACCAAGCGTTTCTCGGACCTGCCGACCACCGAGGCGCCGGACGGCCATGCCCGCGGGCGCATCGCCCGCGAGCGCCTGGAGCAGGCCGGATTCGACGTGCTCTACGTCGATTGTTCACCGCCGGGCGGCAGCGTCGGCGTGGTCAAGGCCATCGTGCCGGGGCTCGAGGTCGAGACCATGAGCTACCACCGCATCGGCGAACGCAACGCGCGCAAGCTCCTCGAGCGCGACCATCCGTTGATCCGCTTCGGCGAGGCCACCGACACCCTCAAGCCCGTGCGCCTGACCCCGGAGGCCATCGAGCGCTTCGGCGGACAGCCGCTCTTCGACACCGCGCTCGCCGACCGGATCGTCGGTTCGCATTACCCGCTCTACCGCGAGCCGGAATCGCACCACGCCCCGTTCCGCCTCGAACAGCAGGGCCGCGCCGCATGA
- a CDS encoding uracil-DNA glycosylase has translation MSAEPAVPKSLRDPDALAARRALLDRPHIAPIRALARRIAEAQDAEVPDPDPLDGGVEARLLLLLETPGPAIRGTGFVSRDNPTGTAANLFRFLAEAGLARRETLIWNTIPWVIHAPGARNRPPRRSEVTRALPCLAPLLACLPHLRVVVLSGRVAGLLQGELKALRPDLPVVAIPHPSPTYVCTAPEVASRIRTGLALAAACIAGGHCGAIAGNCPSMPLNAGDGPRSGTSSG, from the coding sequence ATGTCGGCTGAGCCGGCCGTTCCGAAGAGCCTGCGGGACCCCGACGCCCTCGCCGCACGAAGGGCCCTCCTGGATCGTCCGCACATCGCCCCGATCCGCGCGCTGGCACGCCGGATCGCCGAGGCGCAGGACGCCGAGGTGCCGGATCCCGACCCCCTCGATGGCGGGGTCGAGGCCCGCCTGCTCCTGCTCCTGGAGACCCCGGGGCCGGCGATCCGGGGCACCGGCTTCGTCTCGCGCGACAACCCCACCGGCACCGCCGCCAACCTGTTCCGGTTTCTGGCCGAGGCGGGCTTGGCGCGCCGCGAGACCCTGATCTGGAACACGATTCCGTGGGTGATCCACGCGCCCGGCGCCCGGAACCGGCCTCCGCGCCGGTCCGAGGTGACACGGGCGCTGCCCTGCCTCGCGCCGCTCCTCGCCTGCCTGCCGCACCTGCGCGTCGTGGTGCTCTCCGGGCGCGTCGCGGGCCTGCTGCAGGGGGAGCTGAAGGCCCTGCGGCCGGACCTGCCCGTGGTGGCGATCCCGCATCCGAGCCCTACCTACGTGTGCACCGCGCCGGAGGTGGCGAGCCGGATTCGCACCGGCTTGGCCCTGGCGGCTGCGTGCATCGCCGGTGGGCATTGCGGTGCGATTGCTGGCAATTGCCCGTCGATGCCCCTAAATGCGGGCGACGGGCCGCGGTCCGGCACAAGCTCGGGTTGA
- a CDS encoding ATP-binding protein: MARGARRSAWIAAAVTAGAVGLFSTGFRTLDGPLLAALALAAALGGFVGSLGRARIVRAPESAAATRHSVAEALLANIPDPVILVDRRAVVIEVNPAARALLPALKLRHPLSFALRAPEILDGIEEVLRTGAPLKTLYATRVPTERAFEVQVGALPMPDGPAGGQPNVVLFLRDLTSARRLEAMRVDFVANASHELRTPLASLLGFIETLEGPARNDPPARERFLGIMKSQAQRMARLVDDLLSLSRIELREHVPPKRPVDLTRIARQMVDTQGPLARSRGVTLTLDAQGPHPILGERDELLRVVENLIENGVKYGGGGGLVAVSLARHTDAGTGRTGVTLAVRDEGPGIAAEHIPRLTERFYRVDVASSRDQGGTGLGLAIVKHIVNRHRGRLVIVSVPDEGTTVRAVFPAYQAVDGAEAEIEPA, from the coding sequence ATGGCACGCGGCGCGCGCCGATCGGCCTGGATCGCCGCCGCCGTCACGGCGGGAGCGGTCGGCCTGTTCTCCACCGGATTTCGAACCCTCGACGGGCCGCTCCTGGCGGCGCTGGCCCTCGCCGCCGCCCTCGGCGGCTTCGTCGGGAGCCTCGGTCGCGCCCGCATCGTGCGCGCGCCGGAGAGCGCGGCCGCCACCCGCCATTCGGTCGCGGAGGCGCTGCTCGCCAACATTCCCGACCCGGTCATCCTGGTCGACCGGCGCGCCGTGGTCATTGAGGTCAACCCGGCCGCGCGCGCGCTGCTGCCCGCCCTGAAGCTGCGCCACCCCCTCTCCTTCGCCCTGCGCGCGCCCGAGATCCTCGACGGGATCGAGGAGGTGCTGCGCACCGGCGCGCCCTTGAAGACCCTCTACGCCACCCGCGTTCCCACCGAGCGGGCCTTCGAGGTCCAGGTCGGCGCCCTGCCGATGCCGGACGGCCCGGCCGGGGGCCAGCCGAACGTGGTCCTGTTCCTGCGCGACCTCACCTCGGCCCGGCGGCTGGAGGCGATGCGGGTGGATTTCGTCGCCAATGCCAGCCACGAGTTGCGCACGCCCCTCGCCTCGCTGCTCGGCTTCATCGAGACCCTGGAGGGTCCGGCGCGCAACGACCCGCCCGCCCGCGAGCGCTTCCTCGGCATCATGAAGAGCCAGGCCCAGCGCATGGCGCGGCTCGTGGACGATCTGCTGTCGCTCTCGCGGATCGAGCTGCGCGAGCACGTGCCCCCGAAGCGGCCCGTGGACCTGACCCGCATCGCCCGCCAGATGGTCGACACCCAGGGGCCGCTCGCCCGGTCGCGCGGCGTCACCCTCACCCTCGACGCGCAGGGCCCCCATCCGATCCTCGGCGAGCGCGACGAGTTGCTGCGCGTGGTCGAGAACCTGATCGAGAACGGGGTGAAGTACGGCGGCGGCGGCGGTCTCGTCGCGGTCTCCCTCGCCCGCCACACCGATGCGGGCACGGGCCGGACCGGCGTGACCCTGGCGGTGCGCGACGAAGGGCCGGGCATCGCCGCCGAGCACATCCCGCGCCTGACCGAACGCTTCTACCGGGTGGACGTCGCCTCCAGCCGCGACCAGGGCGGCACCGGCCTCGGCCTCGCCATCGTCAAGCACATCGTCAACCGCCACCGGGGCCGCCTCGTCATCGTGAGCGTCCCCGACGAGGGCACCACCGTGCGGGCCGTGTTCCCGGCGTATCAGGCGGTCGACGGGGCCGAGGCGGAGATCGAGCCAGCCTGA
- a CDS encoding glycosyltransferase family 4 protein — MRICFVSRRYFPAISGMSVYAQNLLRELVEAGHDVTMISQYRGDAFGTRVYGGGPPPVVPGVTVIGLEQLGEQESGDFERDIDTMVATIEAEHAKKPFDILHAQYGYPTGWATLLASRTIGVPNVVSIQGGDGHWVGSCCETHRVAMCEVLAHANALLIGGASFVGEVCDRLGSDPKRFTIVPGAVDTARFTPGRRGHSGPVRLFYHGRVDRRKGVLDFIDALGLLRARAIPFEATISGIGPDVESSKARAAELNFSDEAIRFTGYADYDTVPDLYRAADVFVSPTYAEGFSNTILEAMATGLAVVSTHSVGVSDCLRDGENGLLVQPGDVAALADALARVIEDEPLRRRLAEDGLAECRRVYSWRAVGRQIMDVYGSVANERPASDFAASLPHDPACRFRAEPHLL, encoded by the coding sequence GTGAGAATCTGCTTCGTCTCGCGCCGCTACTTTCCGGCGATCTCCGGCATGAGCGTCTATGCGCAGAACCTGCTGCGCGAACTGGTCGAGGCCGGTCACGACGTGACGATGATCTCCCAGTATCGCGGCGATGCCTTCGGCACCCGCGTGTATGGCGGTGGCCCGCCCCCCGTCGTTCCGGGCGTCACCGTGATCGGCCTCGAACAGCTCGGCGAGCAGGAGAGCGGCGACTTCGAGCGCGACATCGACACGATGGTGGCGACCATCGAGGCCGAACACGCGAAGAAGCCCTTCGACATCCTGCACGCGCAGTACGGCTACCCGACCGGCTGGGCGACGCTGCTGGCCTCGCGAACCATCGGCGTGCCGAACGTGGTCTCGATCCAGGGCGGGGACGGCCACTGGGTCGGCTCCTGCTGCGAGACCCACCGGGTCGCCATGTGCGAGGTGCTGGCCCATGCCAACGCCCTGCTGATCGGCGGCGCCTCCTTCGTCGGGGAAGTCTGCGACCGGCTGGGATCGGACCCCAAGCGCTTCACCATCGTGCCCGGCGCCGTCGACACCGCGCGCTTCACCCCCGGTCGAAGGGGGCATTCCGGCCCGGTGCGCTTGTTCTATCACGGCCGGGTCGACCGCCGGAAAGGCGTGCTCGACTTCATCGACGCGCTGGGGCTCCTGCGCGCCCGCGCCATCCCGTTCGAAGCCACGATCTCCGGGATCGGGCCGGACGTGGAATCCTCCAAGGCCCGCGCCGCCGAACTGAACTTTTCGGACGAGGCGATCCGCTTCACCGGCTACGCCGATTACGACACCGTGCCGGACCTCTACCGGGCGGCGGACGTGTTCGTGTCGCCGACCTACGCGGAGGGCTTCTCCAATACCATCCTGGAGGCGATGGCGACGGGCCTCGCGGTGGTCTCGACCCATTCGGTGGGCGTCTCCGACTGCCTGCGCGACGGCGAGAACGGACTCCTGGTCCAGCCCGGAGACGTGGCCGCCCTGGCGGACGCCCTGGCCCGGGTGATCGAGGACGAGCCCCTGCGCCGGCGCCTCGCCGAGGATGGTCTCGCCGAGTGCCGCCGGGTCTATTCCTGGCGCGCGGTGGGGCGCCAGATCATGGACGTGTACGGCAGCGTCGCCAACGAGCGCCCGGCGAGCGACTTCGCCGCGAGCCTGCCGCACGACCCCGCCTGCCGCTTCCGCGCCGAACCGCACCTGCTCTGA
- a CDS encoding PIG-L deacetylase family protein translates to MPTALALSPHLDDAAFSCGGLLHGLARDGWRVVMATLFTASVNRPSGFALACQTDKGLGAEVDYMRLRRAEDDAAARALGVTARHLPFREAPHRGYGSAPALFEAVRADDGIVPGLTAAIGDLLAELRPDLLLAPQAVGGHVDHVQVVRAIDAAAPHAPILWWRDFPYTVRDRTPKEPLRDRFADLADAECRFGPEGQAAKGAACAAYATQLGFQFGGPEGLAARLSVEGGVERFRREGDLPEGLGRILADVG, encoded by the coding sequence ATGCCGACCGCGCTCGCCCTCTCGCCCCATCTCGACGATGCCGCCTTCTCCTGCGGCGGGCTGCTGCACGGGCTGGCGCGGGACGGTTGGCGGGTGGTGATGGCGACCCTGTTCACCGCCTCGGTGAACCGGCCCAGCGGCTTCGCCCTCGCCTGCCAGACCGACAAGGGCCTGGGTGCCGAGGTCGATTACATGCGCCTGCGCCGGGCCGAGGACGACGCGGCAGCCCGGGCCCTCGGGGTCACGGCGCGACACCTGCCCTTTCGTGAGGCTCCGCACCGCGGCTACGGTTCGGCGCCGGCGCTGTTCGAGGCGGTCCGGGCCGACGACGGTATCGTCCCCGGGCTGACGGCGGCGATCGGCGACCTCCTGGCCGAGCTCCGGCCCGACCTCCTGCTCGCGCCCCAGGCGGTGGGCGGGCACGTGGACCACGTGCAGGTCGTGCGCGCCATCGACGCCGCCGCACCGCACGCGCCGATCCTGTGGTGGCGCGACTTCCCCTACACGGTGCGCGACCGGACCCCGAAGGAGCCGCTGCGGGACCGTTTCGCCGATCTGGCCGACGCAGAATGTCGGTTCGGGCCGGAGGGCCAGGCCGCCAAGGGCGCGGCCTGCGCGGCCTATGCCACGCAGCTCGGGTTCCAGTTCGGCGGTCCCGAGGGCCTCGCGGCGCGCCTGTCCGTGGAAGGCGGGGTCGAGCGCTTCCGCCGCGAGGGCGATCTGCCCGAGGGACTTGGGCGCATCCTCGCCGATGTCGGCTGA
- a CDS encoding lysylphosphatidylglycerol synthase domain-containing protein → MNFAGQQKQIETAEALAPGDASGVSPDVVTEAPASGLRSRYAWLGTIASLVIFAGSLFVLWKLVQSVTWAEMHAAFTAATGEQLGLALLFVAISYLFLTCYDALALRQLKLKVPYRTTALASFTSYAVSFTLGFPLLTAGTIRYWIYSSKGLSAAKIAALTVIAGFTFWLGMGVVLGLSLVAEAGQLAALTFTSIALNQGVGFGALLAVVAYLLWVSLKRRHVRVRSWRLELPGASVSLSQMVVGIGDVCAAAATLYVLLPAGTSIGFTTFVAIYVLAAMLGIASNAPGGIGVFEATILLALSSLPRDQVLGSLLLFRVCYYLVPFVIALVMLTVYEVAKRARAARA, encoded by the coding sequence ATGAATTTTGCGGGACAGCAGAAGCAGATCGAGACCGCCGAGGCGCTCGCGCCGGGCGACGCCTCGGGCGTGTCGCCGGATGTGGTGACGGAGGCCCCGGCCTCCGGCCTGCGCAGCCGCTATGCCTGGCTCGGCACGATCGCCAGCCTCGTGATCTTCGCAGGCTCGCTGTTCGTCCTCTGGAAGCTCGTCCAGAGCGTGACCTGGGCCGAGATGCACGCGGCCTTCACCGCCGCCACGGGCGAGCAGCTCGGCCTCGCCCTGCTGTTCGTCGCCATCAGCTATCTCTTCCTCACCTGCTACGACGCCCTGGCGCTGCGGCAGCTCAAGCTCAAGGTCCCCTACCGGACGACGGCGCTCGCCTCGTTCACGAGCTACGCGGTGAGCTTCACCCTCGGCTTCCCGCTGCTCACCGCGGGGACGATCCGCTACTGGATCTATTCCAGCAAGGGCCTGTCGGCGGCCAAGATCGCGGCGCTCACCGTCATCGCGGGCTTCACCTTCTGGCTCGGCATGGGCGTGGTCCTGGGCTTGAGCCTCGTGGCGGAGGCGGGCCAGCTCGCCGCCCTCACCTTCACCAGCATCGCGTTGAACCAGGGCGTCGGCTTCGGGGCGCTGCTCGCCGTGGTGGCCTACCTGCTCTGGGTCTCGCTCAAGCGCCGCCACGTGCGGGTGAGGAGCTGGCGCCTCGAACTGCCCGGCGCCTCGGTGTCCCTGAGCCAGATGGTGGTGGGCATCGGCGATGTCTGCGCGGCCGCCGCCACGCTCTACGTGCTCCTGCCGGCGGGCACCTCCATCGGCTTCACAACCTTCGTGGCGATCTACGTGCTCGCCGCCATGCTGGGCATCGCCTCGAACGCGCCGGGCGGGATCGGGGTGTTCGAGGCGACCATCCTGCTCGCCCTCTCCAGCCTGCCCCGCGACCAGGTGCTCGGCTCGCTGCTGCTGTTCCGGGTCTGCTACTACCTCGTTCCCTTTGTCATCGCACTGGTCATGCTCACGGTGTACGAGGTCGCCAAGCGCGCGCGGGCCGCCCGGGCCTGA